The following proteins are co-located in the Cherax quadricarinatus isolate ZL_2023a chromosome 26, ASM3850222v1, whole genome shotgun sequence genome:
- the LOC128691528 gene encoding neuropeptide-like protein 30, whose translation MVRIGYIVVVLCLLVACVNAGRYGGYGGGYGNFGGLGGYGGYGLGGFRGFRGFGGRGYGGGFFGGPRGGYYGYGK comes from the exons ATG GTCCGTATAGGATATATCGTCGTTGTTCTGTGTCTTCTTGTAGCGTGTGTCAACGCAGGCAGATACGGAGGCTACGGTGGTGGTTACGGGAATTTTGGAGGACTTGGTGGATACGGAG GTTATGGCCTGGGAGGCTTTAGAGGCTTTAGAGGCTTCG GAGGTCGTGGCTATGGCGGAGGCTTCTTCGGTGGACCCAGAGGAGGATATTACG GATACGGGAAGTAA